In Chryseobacterium gleum, a single genomic region encodes these proteins:
- a CDS encoding DNA cytosine methyltransferase, which yields MKTNNLYIDLFAGCGGLSLGLHNAGWNGLFAIEKNPDAFKTLEHNLINKKKHFDWPEWLPKKNHDINSVLRTYKKNLKSLRGSVSLVAGGPPCQGFSMAGRRNETDERNDLINSYIKFVEYVMPKVIFFENVKGFTMEFKKNKEKGIAYSSVVTQKLQNLGYYVKGKLVNFGDYGVPQKRTRFILIGVRNDIVNSSQEIVDNFFSSLESKSFSFLEKRGLSKDTNLQDAISDLLRSNGTQESPDTKNFQAGKYGQQQSSYQKYMRKWIRREIADSHRFPKHTPATSERFKVILDLSTNRRNLDVSKDVRERYNLKKHTIIPLCGDSKSPTITTLPDDYIHYSEPRILTVREYARIQSFPDWYEFQGKYTTGGKRRTQEVPRYTQIGNAIPPLFAEQAGISLIKLLIPNEQREFTF from the coding sequence ATGAAAACTAACAACCTATATATCGATCTTTTTGCAGGCTGTGGGGGCCTTTCTTTAGGGCTACATAACGCAGGTTGGAATGGTTTATTCGCAATAGAAAAAAATCCAGATGCTTTCAAAACATTAGAACACAATTTAATAAATAAAAAAAAACATTTTGATTGGCCAGAATGGTTGCCTAAAAAGAATCACGATATAAATTCTGTCTTGAGAACTTACAAGAAAAATTTAAAGTCTTTGAGGGGTAGTGTTTCACTGGTTGCTGGGGGGCCTCCATGCCAAGGCTTTTCAATGGCGGGCAGACGAAATGAAACTGATGAACGTAATGACTTGATAAATTCATATATTAAATTCGTCGAATATGTTATGCCAAAAGTCATTTTTTTTGAGAACGTCAAAGGCTTTACTATGGAGTTCAAAAAAAATAAAGAAAAGGGCATCGCATACTCTTCGGTTGTAACACAAAAATTACAAAACCTTGGATATTATGTCAAAGGTAAGCTAGTAAATTTTGGCGATTATGGTGTTCCACAGAAACGAACCAGATTTATACTTATTGGAGTCAGAAACGATATTGTAAATTCTTCTCAGGAAATAGTGGATAACTTTTTTTCATCTCTTGAATCTAAATCTTTTAGTTTTCTGGAAAAAAGAGGGTTATCAAAAGACACCAATTTACAAGATGCTATTTCTGATCTTCTTAGATCAAATGGTACACAGGAGTCGCCAGATACAAAAAATTTCCAAGCAGGGAAATATGGTCAACAACAGTCTTCTTATCAAAAATACATGCGTAAATGGATACGACGTGAAATAGCTGATAGTCATAGATTCCCCAAACATACTCCCGCAACATCTGAAAGGTTTAAAGTTATACTTGATTTATCAACTAATCGTAGAAATTTAGATGTAAGTAAAGATGTCCGTGAAAGATACAATTTAAAAAAACATACTATAATTCCATTATGTGGTGACAGTAAAAGTCCTACAATTACCACTTTGCCGGATGATTATATCCATTATTCTGAACCTCGTATACTTACGGTTAGAGAATATGCGCGTATACAGTCCTTTCCTGATTGGTACGAATTTCAAGGTAAATATACAACTGGTGGAAAAAGGAGAACGCAGGAGGTTCCACGATATACTCAAATAGGAAATGCTATTCCACCATTGTTTGCAGAACAAGCTGGTATTTCATTAATAAAATTACTAATACCAAATGAGCAGAGAGAATTTACATTTTAA
- a CDS encoding ATP-binding protein, which yields MSRENLHFKTNIQIKNIIGKDLINDDNIAILELVKNSFDADAKKVKVTFKNLKENDDLSVEQFSKNTSRIIIEDDGVGMNFTDIQNKWLNIAYSEKKENNHQYNRMMAGAKGVGRFSCDRLGEYLNLYTKTGADNEFLKLSIDWKLFEVNDIKKEINEIILDYSFLNKSEFDLLGFDISNHGVVLEIIKLRSKWVYSETDKDGNTFWDTEKFTNLKKYLEKLINPNQAFEKNDFGIFISAPEFESENSLLEGHKKFLGQVENTIFEKLDFQSTSIESSIIENGSVIYTELKDKGETIFWIKELNEYYPLIKNASITLYYLNPYAKAFFTKQTGIRSVDYGSIFLFINGFRIPPYGEVGNDWLGIDQRKAQGFARFIGLREFVGRIEILDDNNDFQIVSSREGIVKNENYKALTLRDDNKSYFFKTLRRLERYVVEGLDWDSIPEELKNKIAEIEKKIISGETKEEDLLFREEADVKRNRVYESIHNIIGARADTVLELYINEELILEKIQIEKENSEKEFERILDDFEKHKIDIDSLNQILLRKAEQDKALEKELNSLNRFTMNEATSHGILQLQLYKNRNKEQSNIILQLRKELEDAQLKQREAEEKSKKAADEVNSAKDELAKANAEVEKAKNELNETRSQNLFLKSVKSQDLDDIVNLMHLIGISTGTIQNYVKGTIYRLENNIEISNKQLKDVFSNLNFELNKIYSISKFATKANFKIDSKDSYLDLKAFIEEYLINISKPFFGSTIDFIVYDNDLKDFVTKFKPLEITIVLDNLINNSKKAISAKKLNESNINFKGKIEVDFDSPNTETLLLRFRDNGIGVSKEIQNKIFEYAFTTTEGSGLGLTHIQEILKKMNAKIEINKEYSDGAEFIITFKKNN from the coding sequence ATGAGCAGAGAGAATTTACATTTTAAAACAAATATCCAAATTAAAAACATCATTGGAAAAGATCTTATTAATGATGATAATATTGCGATTTTAGAATTAGTTAAGAACTCATTTGACGCTGATGCTAAAAAAGTTAAAGTCACATTTAAGAATTTGAAAGAAAATGATGATTTAAGTGTCGAACAATTTTCTAAAAATACTTCGAGAATTATTATTGAAGATGATGGAGTCGGTATGAATTTTACCGACATCCAGAATAAATGGTTAAATATAGCCTATTCTGAGAAAAAAGAAAATAATCATCAATACAATAGGATGATGGCGGGGGCAAAGGGAGTTGGTAGATTTTCTTGTGACCGCCTAGGGGAATATTTGAATCTCTATACTAAAACAGGTGCAGATAATGAATTTTTAAAATTAAGTATTGATTGGAAATTATTTGAGGTCAATGATATAAAAAAGGAAATTAATGAAATAATCTTAGATTATTCTTTTCTAAATAAAAGTGAATTTGATTTATTAGGATTTGATATCTCAAACCATGGAGTAGTTTTGGAAATTATTAAATTAAGGAGTAAATGGGTTTATTCTGAAACTGATAAAGATGGTAATACTTTTTGGGACACTGAAAAGTTTACCAATTTAAAAAAATATTTAGAAAAATTAATTAATCCAAATCAGGCATTCGAAAAAAATGATTTTGGCATTTTTATCAGTGCGCCAGAATTTGAATCTGAAAATAGTTTACTTGAGGGCCATAAAAAATTTTTAGGACAGGTTGAAAATACAATTTTTGAAAAATTAGATTTTCAAAGCACAAGTATCGAAAGTTCTATCATTGAGAATGGTAGTGTTATTTACACGGAATTAAAAGATAAAGGTGAAACGATTTTTTGGATCAAGGAATTAAATGAATATTACCCTCTAATAAAAAATGCAAGTATTACTTTGTATTATCTCAATCCTTATGCAAAAGCTTTTTTTACTAAACAAACTGGAATTAGATCGGTTGATTATGGATCAATATTTTTATTTATAAACGGTTTTAGAATACCACCATATGGTGAAGTCGGGAATGATTGGTTGGGAATAGATCAGAGAAAAGCTCAGGGTTTTGCAAGATTTATTGGTTTGAGAGAATTTGTTGGACGTATAGAAATCTTAGATGATAATAATGACTTTCAGATAGTTTCGAGTCGAGAAGGTATTGTTAAAAATGAAAATTATAAGGCGTTAACTTTAAGGGATGATAACAAAAGCTATTTTTTTAAAACGCTTCGTAGATTAGAAAGATATGTGGTTGAAGGTCTAGATTGGGATAGTATTCCAGAGGAATTAAAAAATAAGATAGCTGAAATAGAAAAAAAAATCATTTCAGGAGAAACAAAGGAAGAAGATTTATTATTTAGAGAAGAAGCTGATGTCAAACGAAATAGGGTTTATGAAAGTATACATAATATTATTGGTGCTCGTGCGGATACTGTCTTAGAATTATATATAAATGAGGAGCTTATTTTAGAAAAAATTCAAATAGAAAAAGAAAATTCTGAAAAAGAATTTGAAAGAATTTTAGATGATTTTGAGAAACATAAAATAGATATTGATTCTTTAAATCAAATACTTTTACGAAAAGCGGAACAAGACAAAGCACTAGAAAAAGAATTAAATTCTTTAAATCGCTTTACAATGAATGAAGCGACTTCTCATGGTATATTACAATTGCAATTATATAAAAACCGAAATAAAGAACAATCTAATATAATTTTACAGCTCAGAAAAGAGTTAGAAGACGCTCAGCTAAAACAAAGAGAGGCAGAAGAAAAATCAAAAAAGGCAGCTGATGAAGTAAACTCTGCAAAGGATGAGCTTGCTAAAGCGAATGCGGAAGTTGAAAAAGCCAAAAATGAACTCAATGAGACAAGATCTCAAAATCTTTTCCTAAAATCGGTAAAGTCACAAGATTTAGATGATATTGTAAATCTTATGCATTTAATTGGTATTTCAACCGGAACGATACAAAATTATGTTAAAGGAACTATTTATAGACTAGAAAATAATATTGAAATTTCAAATAAACAGTTGAAGGATGTTTTTTCTAATCTTAATTTTGAATTGAACAAGATTTATTCAATATCAAAATTTGCTACAAAGGCTAATTTTAAAATAGACTCTAAAGATTCGTATTTAGACTTAAAAGCTTTTATTGAAGAATATTTAATAAATATTTCCAAACCGTTTTTTGGATCCACTATTGATTTTATTGTTTATGACAATGATTTGAAAGATTTTGTGACAAAATTTAAGCCACTTGAAATTACCATAGTTTTAGATAATCTGATAAATAATTCAAAAAAGGCGATATCTGCAAAAAAATTAAATGAGTCAAATATTAATTTTAAAGGTAAGATCGAGGTCGATTTTGACAGCCCAAATACTGAAACATTATTATTAAGATTTAGAGATAATGGAATTGGAGTTTCAAAGGAGATTCAGAATAAGATATTTGAGTACGCATTTACGACCACTGAAGGTTCTGGTTTAGGATTGACACACAT